From a single Bacillus sp. BGMRC 2118 genomic region:
- a CDS encoding fatty acid--CoA ligase family protein, translating to MNISAKLLENARQYGTKPAYVFQDTETSYLEFNGAVSKFAHALSEMGIKKGDHIALLLGNSPHFVIGLYGALRAGATVIPINPIYTPDEIGYILNDADVKVVVALDLLVPLFEKMNPLLPKIEHLVICETPKGNEATLDVTQLSIFPKMKSFTNFIASGDPMFQGPEVHEDDTAVILYTSGTTGKPKGAMLSHKNVYSNAQDVANYLNISETDRVIATLPMFHVFCLTVALNAPLLNGGTVIIVPRFSPGDIFSIIKKYDATVFAGVPTMYNFLLQYPEGSVEDLRSLRLCISGGASMPVALLKSFEKKFQVAISEGYGLSEAAPVTCFNPLDRERKPGSIGMSIVNVENKVVNELGDEVPVGEVGELIVRGPNVMKGYYKLPEETVHTIRDGWLYTGDLARMDEEGYFYIVDRKKDMIIVGGYNVYPREVEEVLYSHSSVMEVAVIGVPDMNFGEAVKCFVVVKEGESVTEEMLVSYCADHLAKYKIPSSIEFLEELPKNTTGKILRRALKDQVKA from the coding sequence GTGAATATTAGTGCGAAGTTACTAGAAAATGCACGTCAATATGGAACGAAGCCTGCATATGTATTTCAAGATACTGAGACTTCATACCTAGAATTTAATGGAGCTGTTTCTAAGTTTGCCCATGCACTGTCGGAAATGGGGATAAAAAAGGGGGACCATATTGCACTTTTATTAGGTAACAGTCCACACTTTGTAATTGGACTGTATGGTGCGTTAAGAGCTGGTGCAACAGTGATTCCAATCAACCCGATATATACTCCAGATGAAATTGGTTACATACTGAATGATGCAGATGTTAAGGTTGTAGTGGCGTTAGATTTACTAGTTCCTTTGTTTGAGAAAATGAATCCACTTTTACCCAAAATTGAACACTTAGTTATTTGTGAAACTCCCAAAGGGAACGAGGCAACATTAGATGTAACTCAACTTTCTATTTTCCCAAAAATGAAATCGTTTACAAACTTTATTGCTAGTGGAGATCCAATGTTCCAAGGACCAGAAGTACATGAAGATGATACAGCCGTTATCCTTTACACTTCAGGTACAACAGGCAAGCCAAAGGGAGCAATGTTATCACATAAAAATGTATATAGTAATGCTCAAGATGTAGCGAATTACCTGAATATTAGTGAGACAGATCGTGTCATTGCGACGTTACCTATGTTTCATGTATTTTGTTTAACTGTTGCGTTAAATGCACCTTTATTAAATGGTGGCACAGTTATTATCGTTCCAAGGTTCAGCCCTGGCGATATCTTCTCAATTATAAAAAAATACGATGCAACAGTATTCGCTGGTGTTCCAACGATGTACAACTTCTTGCTTCAATACCCTGAAGGATCTGTTGAAGATTTACGTTCTCTACGTTTATGTATTTCTGGAGGCGCTTCCATGCCAGTTGCTCTTCTCAAATCATTCGAGAAGAAATTCCAGGTAGCTATTTCTGAAGGATATGGATTATCAGAAGCTGCACCTGTAACTTGCTTTAATCCACTTGACCGAGAGCGGAAACCTGGTTCAATTGGAATGAGCATTGTGAATGTAGAAAATAAGGTTGTAAACGAATTAGGAGACGAAGTACCTGTAGGTGAGGTGGGTGAACTAATCGTTCGAGGGCCAAACGTAATGAAAGGCTACTATAAGCTGCCAGAAGAAACAGTTCATACAATTCGTGATGGCTGGTTGTACACAGGAGATTTGGCTAGAATGGATGAAGAAGGCTACTTTTATATCGTTGACCGTAAGAAGGATATGATTATTGTCGGTGGCTATAATGTTTATCCACGTGAGGTAGAAGAAGTATTATATTCACACTCATCAGTCATGGAAGTAGCTGTCATCGGTGTACCTGACATGAACTTCGGTGAAGCAGTTAAATGTTTCGTTGTCGTTAAAGAAGGAGAAAGTGTAACAGAGGAAATGTTAGTAAGCTATTGTGCAGACCATTTGGCTAAATACAAAATTCCTAGTTCAATTGAATTCCTTGAAGAATTACCGAAAAATACAACAGGAAAAATACTAAGAAGAGCATTAAAAGATCAAGTAAAAGCATAG
- the hemH gene encoding ferrochelatase, whose amino-acid sequence MKRKMGLLVMAYGTPYKEEDIERYYTHIRHGRKPSPEALEDLRNRYEAIGGISPLAKITIEQAESLKNHLNTIQDEIEFSMYLGLKHIEPFVEDAVQQMKDDGIEEAVSIVLAPHFSTFSVKSYNGRAKEESERINGPVIYSVDSWYDEPKFIQYWAEELKKTYATMTEEERNSSVVIASAHSLPEKIIAAGDPYPEQLKETAKLIADASGIHNYVIGWQSAGNTPEPWIGPDVQDLTRDLFKEHGYKAFVYIPVGFVADHLEVLYDNDTECKVVTDEVGASYYRPEMPNAKPAFIDALATVVMKKLSTVKN is encoded by the coding sequence ATGAAAAGGAAAATGGGATTACTTGTAATGGCATATGGTACGCCTTACAAAGAAGAAGATATTGAACGATATTACACTCATATTAGACACGGCAGAAAGCCTTCACCTGAAGCGCTTGAGGATTTAAGGAACCGTTATGAGGCAATTGGTGGTATATCGCCACTGGCTAAAATTACAATTGAACAAGCTGAGAGTTTGAAAAACCATTTAAATACAATTCAAGATGAAATTGAATTTAGTATGTATCTAGGATTAAAGCATATAGAGCCGTTTGTTGAAGACGCAGTTCAACAGATGAAAGATGATGGAATTGAAGAGGCGGTTAGTATCGTACTAGCACCTCATTTCTCTACCTTCAGTGTGAAATCATACAATGGCCGAGCGAAGGAAGAATCAGAACGCATTAACGGTCCTGTTATTTACAGTGTAGATAGCTGGTATGATGAACCGAAGTTTATTCAATATTGGGCAGAGGAATTAAAAAAGACATATGCAACAATGACAGAAGAAGAGCGTAACAGTTCTGTAGTTATTGCATCCGCACATAGCTTACCTGAAAAGATTATTGCGGCAGGTGATCCGTATCCAGAGCAATTAAAGGAAACAGCAAAATTAATTGCAGACGCTTCAGGAATTCATAACTATGTCATCGGCTGGCAAAGTGCTGGAAATACACCTGAGCCATGGATTGGACCGGATGTCCAGGACTTAACAAGAGACTTATTTAAGGAACATGGATATAAGGCTTTTGTTTATATCCCAGTTGGCTTTGTAGCAGATCACCTTGAGGTCCTGTATGACAATGATACAGAATGTAAAGTCGTAACAGATGAAGTGGGCGCAAGCTATTACCGCCCTGAAATGCCAAATGCAAAACCGGCGTTCATTGATGCGTTAGCAACTGTTGTGATGAAAAAACTTTCAACCGTAAAAAACTAA
- a CDS encoding AzlC family ABC transporter permease has product MGVQAGISIAIGYMPIALTFGLLAKTTGLTVGETFLMSLLVFAGASQYIALSLIAAGTGAFEIVLTTFIVNIRHFLMSASLNEKVEEAPRIFKAIYAFGITDETFSVAATKEGKLATGFLFGLVSVSYGSWVVFSGVGHVIGSSLPSTLQESMGIALYAMFVGLLVPSIKKHQKVLYLAALAGFLNFVFVLFMAKGWAIVAATLISSVVIEVVTMKKGEQHG; this is encoded by the coding sequence ATGGGAGTGCAGGCTGGAATCAGTATTGCGATCGGTTACATGCCGATTGCCTTAACGTTCGGTTTATTGGCAAAAACAACTGGCCTCACGGTGGGTGAAACGTTTCTAATGAGTTTACTAGTGTTTGCGGGAGCATCCCAATACATAGCTCTAAGTTTGATTGCAGCGGGTACGGGTGCGTTTGAGATTGTTTTAACAACTTTTATTGTGAACATCCGTCATTTTCTGATGAGTGCGTCCTTGAATGAAAAGGTAGAAGAAGCTCCAAGAATTTTTAAAGCAATCTATGCATTTGGTATAACGGATGAAACATTTTCAGTTGCAGCGACAAAGGAAGGAAAGCTTGCAACAGGCTTTTTATTCGGTTTAGTATCTGTCTCATACGGTAGCTGGGTTGTATTTTCAGGAGTGGGTCATGTTATTGGATCAAGTTTACCTTCAACACTGCAAGAAAGTATGGGAATAGCTTTATACGCAATGTTTGTTGGATTGCTCGTACCTTCCATCAAGAAACATCAAAAGGTTTTATATCTAGCGGCACTTGCAGGTTTCTTGAATTTTGTCTTCGTCCTATTCATGGCAAAGGGCTGGGCAATCGTTGCCGCCACACTCATTTCCTCTGTTGTTATAGAAGTGGTCACAATGAAAAAGGGGGAGCAGCATGGATAA
- a CDS encoding YhfH family protein, translating into MLVKSTEFFKNLPPKQCRDCGKEIDEQHECYMNHCEDCNKIGD; encoded by the coding sequence ATGTTAGTAAAGAGCACTGAATTCTTTAAGAACTTACCACCGAAACAATGCAGAGATTGCGGAAAAGAAATTGATGAACAACATGAATGCTATATGAATCACTGTGAAGATTGTAATAAAATTGGTGACTAA
- the hemE gene encoding uroporphyrinogen decarboxylase, with protein sequence MERMFNDTYLKAARGEKTDHVPVWYMRQAGRSQPEYRKIKEKYSLFEITHQPELCAYVTKLPVDQYNVDAAILYKDIMSPLPSIGVDVDIKAGIGPVISNRISSYADVEKLGEINPEEDVPYVLETIKLLTTEQLSVPLIGFAGAPFTLASYMIEGGPSKGYHRTKAFMHAEPKAWFLLMDKLAEMTIRYAKAQIKAGAKAFQIFDSWVGQLNVADYRTFIKPTMEKIFNSLREENVPLIMFGVGASHLVNDWHDLPLDVVGLDWRIQIQEARDKGITKPVMGNLDPSVLLAPWDVIEKKTIEILDQGMKDPGYIFNLGHGVFPEVNPETLTRLTAFVHEYSSMKK encoded by the coding sequence ATGGAAAGAATGTTTAATGATACATATTTGAAAGCTGCTAGAGGAGAAAAGACAGATCATGTTCCTGTATGGTATATGAGGCAAGCAGGCCGATCCCAGCCAGAATATAGAAAGATTAAAGAGAAATATTCGCTTTTTGAAATTACACATCAACCAGAATTATGTGCTTATGTAACGAAGCTGCCTGTAGATCAATATAATGTCGATGCTGCTATTCTGTACAAAGATATTATGTCTCCACTTCCTTCAATTGGGGTAGACGTTGATATTAAAGCAGGAATTGGCCCGGTAATCTCAAATCGTATTAGTTCTTATGCTGATGTAGAAAAGCTTGGAGAAATTAATCCAGAAGAAGATGTGCCATACGTTCTAGAAACAATTAAATTGTTAACAACTGAGCAGTTAAGTGTACCTTTAATTGGGTTTGCAGGTGCTCCGTTTACACTTGCGAGCTATATGATTGAAGGCGGACCTTCAAAAGGTTATCATCGAACAAAAGCTTTTATGCATGCAGAACCGAAAGCATGGTTTTTACTAATGGACAAGTTAGCAGAGATGACAATCAGATATGCGAAAGCTCAAATTAAAGCTGGAGCAAAGGCCTTTCAAATTTTCGATTCTTGGGTTGGTCAATTAAATGTTGCTGATTATCGTACGTTTATTAAGCCGACAATGGAAAAAATCTTCAACAGTCTGCGTGAAGAAAATGTTCCTTTAATTATGTTTGGTGTAGGAGCAAGTCACCTAGTGAATGACTGGCATGACCTTCCGTTAGATGTTGTCGGATTAGACTGGAGAATTCAAATTCAAGAAGCAAGAGATAAAGGGATTACAAAGCCGGTGATGGGGAATTTAGATCCTTCTGTATTACTAGCTCCGTGGGATGTAATTGAGAAAAAGACAATTGAAATACTAGATCAAGGAATGAAGGATCCTGGTTATATTTTTAACCTTGGACATGGCGTATTCCCTGAAGTTAATCCCGAAACATTAACACGTTTAACTGCATTTGTTCATGAATATTCATCAATGAAAAAGTAA
- a CDS encoding NAD(P)-dependent alcohol dehydrogenase, whose translation MRAAIYRTYGSPEVIGINDVEQPHIIEQDRVLIRVHSASVNTLDYLYRKGYLPTRMDNGLTKPKNPILGIDVAGTIEAIGEGVRKFKVGDHVFGSCFGSHSEYVAPRESFLSLMPKNITFEEAAAIPCAAQTALQALRDVAQIKQGQRVLIYGASGGVGHFAVQLATYFGAEVTAVCSTPNLEWVKELGAEHVIDYTKEDFSKNGIKYDIILDAVGKRTYFSCLQSLTENGMYITEHLFFPKYHPFQLMVGALIGNKKAKTHFTKPNDKDLDFLKGLVEEGRVRPIIEKCYPLDQIVKAHQHIESGRTKGKIVLKVR comes from the coding sequence GTGAGAGCAGCGATTTACCGTACTTATGGTTCACCGGAAGTTATAGGTATAAATGATGTTGAACAGCCACACATTATTGAACAAGATCGGGTGTTGATTCGTGTACACAGTGCCTCTGTCAATACATTAGACTATTTGTATCGGAAGGGGTATTTACCAACAAGAATGGATAATGGACTCACTAAACCGAAGAATCCTATACTAGGAATAGATGTTGCAGGAACTATTGAGGCTATTGGTGAGGGTGTACGTAAATTCAAGGTAGGGGATCATGTTTTCGGAAGTTGCTTCGGATCTCATTCTGAGTATGTCGCTCCTCGTGAGAGTTTCCTCAGTCTTATGCCGAAAAACATAACTTTTGAGGAAGCAGCTGCTATACCATGTGCTGCTCAAACTGCTCTGCAAGCATTACGTGATGTAGCACAGATAAAGCAAGGTCAGCGCGTCTTAATATATGGAGCTTCTGGTGGTGTCGGGCATTTTGCTGTTCAACTCGCAACTTACTTTGGAGCTGAGGTAACTGCTGTGTGTAGCACTCCAAATTTAGAGTGGGTTAAGGAACTTGGGGCAGAACATGTTATTGATTATACTAAGGAAGATTTCTCGAAGAATGGAATTAAATACGATATTATTTTGGATGCAGTGGGTAAGCGAACCTATTTCAGTTGTTTGCAATCTTTAACTGAAAACGGTATGTATATTACGGAACATCTATTTTTCCCTAAATACCATCCTTTTCAATTAATGGTAGGAGCTTTGATAGGTAACAAGAAAGCAAAAACTCATTTTACAAAACCAAATGATAAAGATCTGGACTTCCTAAAAGGTCTTGTTGAGGAAGGAAGAGTAAGACCGATTATTGAAAAATGTTATCCTTTGGACCAAATAGTAAAGGCACACCAGCACATTGAAAGTGGCCGTACAAAAGGGAAAATCGTTCTAAAAGTCAGATAA
- the hemY gene encoding protoporphyrinogen oxidase gives MEKAKKRVAIIGGGITGLTTAFYLQKQSQEQGIEIDYTLIEASDKLGGKISTLRKDGFVIEKGPDSFLQRKVSAGQLAEDLGIADQLVNNATGQAYVLVGNDLHPIPEGAVMGIPTKISPFITTGLFTPLGKLRAAADLILPKSTQKGDQSLGQFFRRRLGGEVVENLIEPLLSGIYAGDIDKLSLQSTFPQFEDVEQKYRSLILGTKATTPKAKSPKTGKKGQFQTLTTGLSSLVEAIRQSLPEEQVWLGENVTSIHRSEDGYKIKTENRGEVTFDYVVLATPHQISRNLLRPYGILTEFEEIPSTSVATVAMAYPLEAINQKLEGTGFVVSRNSPYTITACTWTHKKWPHTTPEGKALLRCYVGKATDEEIVFKSDDEIIQAVKSDLFTILGITEDPDFIEITRWKESMPQYMVGHKDRVEKMKEQVKEKLPNLFVSGSSFEGLGLPDCINQGKKVVDEIISSL, from the coding sequence ATGGAGAAAGCCAAAAAACGAGTAGCGATAATTGGTGGAGGAATTACCGGTTTAACTACAGCTTTCTATTTACAAAAGCAATCTCAAGAACAAGGGATAGAGATAGACTATACCTTAATTGAAGCAAGTGATAAATTAGGTGGTAAAATCTCTACTCTTCGAAAAGATGGATTTGTCATTGAAAAGGGTCCAGATTCCTTTTTACAAAGAAAGGTAAGTGCTGGACAGCTAGCAGAAGATCTCGGAATTGCTGACCAACTTGTAAATAATGCTACGGGCCAAGCATATGTGCTTGTAGGAAATGATCTACACCCGATACCTGAGGGAGCTGTGATGGGAATTCCGACGAAGATTTCTCCATTTATTACGACAGGTCTATTTACTCCACTTGGAAAATTGCGTGCTGCAGCTGATTTAATATTACCTAAGAGCACCCAAAAAGGCGATCAATCATTAGGGCAGTTTTTCCGTAGAAGGCTTGGTGGTGAAGTAGTCGAAAACTTAATTGAACCACTGCTATCTGGGATTTATGCTGGTGATATAGATAAGCTAAGTCTTCAATCGACATTTCCTCAATTCGAGGATGTGGAACAGAAATATAGAAGTTTAATATTAGGTACAAAAGCTACGACACCTAAAGCAAAATCTCCGAAGACTGGTAAAAAGGGACAGTTCCAAACACTTACAACAGGTCTTTCTTCACTTGTTGAAGCGATTCGTCAATCATTGCCTGAAGAACAAGTATGGTTAGGTGAGAATGTAACATCAATTCATAGAAGTGAAGATGGTTATAAAATTAAGACTGAGAATAGAGGAGAGGTAACATTTGATTATGTCGTGCTAGCTACTCCTCACCAAATCTCAAGAAATTTATTACGACCATATGGTATCCTTACTGAGTTTGAAGAAATACCGTCAACTTCTGTTGCAACTGTGGCGATGGCTTATCCGTTAGAAGCAATCAATCAGAAGCTGGAAGGGACAGGATTTGTCGTTTCAAGAAACTCTCCGTACACGATAACTGCATGTACATGGACACATAAAAAGTGGCCACATACAACACCGGAGGGGAAAGCACTTTTACGTTGTTACGTAGGAAAAGCAACGGATGAGGAAATTGTCTTTAAATCAGACGATGAAATTATACAGGCTGTGAAATCGGATTTATTCACGATCCTTGGAATTACAGAAGACCCAGATTTTATTGAAATTACACGTTGGAAAGAATCGATGCCTCAGTACATGGTGGGACATAAAGATCGAGTAGAAAAGATGAAGGAGCAAGTAAAAGAGAAACTTCCAAATCTTTTTGTATCAGGTAGTTCATTCGAAGGCCTGGGATTACCCGATTGTATCAATCAAGGTAAAAAAGTAGTAGACGAAATTATATCTTCTTTATAA
- a CDS encoding enoyl-CoA hydratase (Catalyzes the reversible hydration of unsaturated fatty acyl-CoA to beta-hydroxyacyl-CoA), which yields MESIVVSVQNHIAYVTLNRAEALNSFNYDTLCELDKVIESLSVNREVRVVIFTGSGEKAFSVGADLKERKTLTIEQVKRNLNKINRVFTAIDQMPQPTIAAINGFAFGGGMELALACDFRIAAESVVMGLTETSLAIIPGAGGTQRLPRIVGESKALELILTAKRMTADEANSIGLLYKVTEQKQLLEEATKLAEVMLLNGPIALQQAKYAIKQGMNADLQTGLTIERKAYEVTIPTEDRIEALQAFSEKRKPNFKGQ from the coding sequence ATGGAATCAATCGTAGTCAGTGTTCAAAATCATATCGCTTATGTGACACTTAACCGTGCTGAAGCACTAAATAGTTTTAACTATGATACATTATGTGAGTTAGATAAGGTGATAGAATCATTGAGTGTGAACCGTGAAGTACGAGTTGTTATTTTTACTGGTTCAGGAGAAAAGGCATTTAGTGTAGGGGCAGACTTAAAAGAGAGAAAAACGTTAACCATTGAACAAGTAAAGAGAAACTTAAATAAAATTAATCGTGTCTTTACGGCTATTGATCAAATGCCACAGCCAACGATTGCGGCCATTAATGGATTTGCTTTTGGTGGGGGAATGGAGCTGGCACTAGCATGTGACTTCCGAATTGCTGCAGAGTCTGTTGTAATGGGGTTAACTGAAACAAGTCTTGCTATTATCCCTGGAGCTGGTGGGACACAACGGTTGCCTAGAATAGTGGGTGAGTCGAAAGCTCTTGAACTCATACTAACGGCTAAACGGATGACAGCTGATGAGGCGAATTCAATTGGACTATTATACAAAGTAACAGAACAAAAGCAATTACTGGAGGAAGCTACAAAATTAGCAGAAGTGATGCTGTTAAACGGGCCAATCGCTCTGCAACAAGCCAAATATGCCATTAAGCAAGGAATGAATGCAGACCTGCAAACCGGACTTACAATAGAACGAAAAGCATATGAAGTAACCATTCCAACAGAAGATCGAATAGAGGCACTTCAGGCATTCAGTGAAAAGAGAAAACCTAACTTTAAAGGCCAATAA
- a CDS encoding AzlD domain-containing protein yields the protein MDNLLLVIFGMAIVTYLPRMIPLLSLSGKELHPFIQGVLKNVPYATLGALIIPGIFLFHENIWFGIIGAVAAFIIAFLGANVIVVVLGSIAVLAIVAYIL from the coding sequence ATGGATAATTTACTTTTAGTTATTTTCGGTATGGCCATTGTTACGTATCTCCCTCGTATGATTCCTCTACTTTCATTAAGTGGCAAGGAGCTTCATCCGTTTATCCAAGGGGTTTTAAAAAACGTACCTTATGCAACATTAGGTGCATTAATTATTCCAGGAATCTTTTTGTTTCATGAAAATATATGGTTCGGAATAATCGGCGCAGTGGCAGCTTTTATCATCGCCTTTTTAGGTGCTAATGTCATTGTAGTTGTTTTGGGTTCTATCGCTGTACTCGCTATAGTCGCATATATTTTATAA
- a CDS encoding RidA family protein: MSRKAFRAPEAVSVGPYSHAIEAGELLFLSGQTPIDSTTRKLVEGDITEQTKQCFKNLFSVLEAAGLTSDHVVKVNVFLTDMNHFTAMNEVYSTQFSEPFPARTTIGVASLPLGAQVEIEMIARR, encoded by the coding sequence TTGTCAAGAAAGGCATTTCGTGCACCTGAAGCAGTTTCTGTTGGTCCTTACTCACATGCTATTGAAGCCGGAGAATTACTGTTTCTATCTGGGCAAACACCAATAGACTCAACTACTCGAAAACTTGTAGAAGGTGATATTACTGAGCAGACAAAACAATGCTTTAAGAACCTTTTCAGTGTTTTGGAAGCAGCAGGATTAACTTCTGATCATGTAGTAAAAGTAAATGTATTTCTTACAGATATGAATCATTTCACAGCAATGAATGAAGTGTATTCCACACAATTTTCAGAGCCGTTTCCTGCGCGTACAACTATAGGTGTGGCATCACTTCCATTGGGTGCACAGGTTGAAATTGAGATGATAGCGAGAAGATAA
- a CDS encoding aldo/keto reductase → MKYRSIGASGLKVSELSLGSYLTISEADSIELIYKAMDLGINSFDTANTYQNGEAERILGKALKSFPRDEYVISTKAFWPTGSGPNSRGLSRKHLTEQVSQSLRRMDLDYIDLFYCHSFDQHTPVEETLRTLDDLIRQGKILYAGVSNWSAEQLQEAMQISSKLLLNKLIVNQCEYSLLKRDIEVTQLPYTTELGISQITFSPLSQGILTGKYTHNIPDNSRATNPAVNKFFYKLFTEENLKLVEKLEVIAKEYGLTIIELSLSWVLRQDKIASTVIGASSIVQLEENVKAVEKMIPHHLISEINDLLLETE, encoded by the coding sequence ATGAAATATAGAAGCATAGGAGCATCCGGGCTAAAGGTGAGTGAATTAAGCTTAGGGAGCTATCTGACGATTTCCGAAGCAGATTCAATTGAATTAATATATAAAGCAATGGACCTTGGGATCAATTCTTTTGATACAGCCAATACGTATCAAAACGGGGAGGCAGAACGAATACTGGGTAAAGCTTTAAAGTCTTTTCCAAGGGATGAATATGTTATCAGTACTAAAGCTTTTTGGCCAACTGGTTCAGGTCCTAATAGTAGAGGACTTTCTAGAAAGCATCTTACTGAGCAGGTCAGTCAGAGTCTTAGACGAATGGATCTAGACTATATTGATTTATTTTATTGTCATAGTTTTGATCAACATACACCTGTTGAAGAAACATTAAGAACGCTAGATGATCTAATCAGGCAAGGAAAGATATTATATGCAGGAGTGAGTAATTGGTCAGCAGAACAGTTACAAGAGGCAATGCAAATTTCTAGTAAGTTGTTGTTGAACAAACTGATTGTAAATCAATGTGAGTATAGTCTTCTTAAACGAGATATTGAAGTTACACAATTGCCTTATACTACTGAGCTTGGAATATCTCAAATTACCTTTAGTCCACTTTCCCAAGGTATTTTAACAGGAAAGTATACACACAACATACCAGATAATAGCCGCGCAACTAATCCTGCAGTAAATAAGTTCTTCTATAAATTATTTACTGAAGAAAACCTAAAACTGGTTGAAAAGTTGGAGGTTATTGCCAAGGAATATGGTCTGACAATCATAGAACTCTCTCTATCCTGGGTGTTAAGGCAAGATAAAATTGCGAGTACGGTAATTGGAGCTTCTTCAATAGTGCAACTCGAAGAAAATGTGAAAGCAGTGGAGAAAATGATTCCTCACCATTTAATAAGTGAGATAAACGATTTATTGTTAGAGACTGAATAA
- a CDS encoding MBL fold metallo-hydrolase gives MKLTVIGFWGGYPGKNEATSGYLLEEKDFKLLIDCGSGVISQLQNYVQPEELDAVILSHYHNDHVTDIGALQYARLIRGFIDIAPPLLPIYGHKEDHEGFSKLTYNQITKGIAYNPNKKIEIGPFSITFLKTKHPVTCYAMRIQTSTSSIVYTADTSFMEDFIPFSEEADLLISECNLYAGMDGTKAGHMTSEDAGRLAQEANVDNLLLTHLPHFGELYELVQQAKTIYKGKVFLASSGLTFEM, from the coding sequence ATGAAGCTTACTGTAATTGGCTTTTGGGGAGGATATCCTGGAAAAAATGAAGCAACATCTGGCTATTTGTTGGAAGAAAAGGATTTTAAGTTGCTTATCGATTGTGGAAGTGGTGTTATTTCACAGCTGCAAAATTATGTTCAGCCCGAAGAATTAGATGCTGTTATACTTTCTCACTATCATAATGATCATGTAACTGATATCGGTGCTTTGCAGTATGCAAGATTGATAAGAGGGTTTATAGATATTGCTCCGCCCTTACTTCCGATTTACGGACATAAAGAGGACCACGAAGGCTTTAGTAAACTAACTTACAATCAAATAACAAAGGGTATTGCCTACAATCCCAATAAGAAAATAGAGATTGGTCCCTTTTCAATAACTTTCTTAAAGACAAAGCATCCTGTCACTTGTTATGCAATGCGGATACAAACCTCAACATCGTCAATTGTGTACACTGCAGATACTTCATTCATGGAAGACTTCATTCCTTTTTCTGAAGAAGCAGATCTTCTTATTAGTGAATGTAATCTATATGCAGGGATGGATGGTACAAAAGCTGGTCACATGACAAGTGAGGATGCTGGAAGATTGGCACAAGAGGCAAATGTAGATAATTTGCTATTAACTCATCTTCCACATTTTGGAGAGCTCTATGAATTAGTTCAACAGGCGAAAACCATATACAAAGGGAAAGTCTTTTTAGCGAGCTCAGGCTTAACGTTTGAGATGTAG